In the genome of Chelmon rostratus isolate fCheRos1 chromosome 24, fCheRos1.pri, whole genome shotgun sequence, one region contains:
- the ddx4 gene encoding LOW QUALITY PROTEIN: probable ATP-dependent RNA helicase DDX4 (The sequence of the model RefSeq protein was modified relative to this genomic sequence to represent the inferred CDS: substituted 1 base at 1 genomic stop codon) has protein sequence MDEWEEEETTTAGTTTIASHILSEGTQEDSWSTESGDFXRGHGGKGGGEGFKSLFSSDGDNWNSTRGERGGFRGRGGRGRGFDTMERREFNGNDNGEPENRFRGRSLRGRGSRGGGGFRPGDCGKDDISAQWEDKENKEARDGDKPRVTYVPPTLPEDEDTIFAHYETGINFDKYDDIMVDVSGTNPPQAIMTFDEAALCESLRKNINKSGYTKPTPVQKHGIPIIAAGRDLMACAQTGSGKTAAFLLPILQQLMADGVAASSFSELQEPEVIIVAPTRELINQIYLEARKFAFGTCVRPVVVYGGVSTGHQIREISRGCSVLCGTPGRMLDMIGRGKVGLSKLRYFVLDEADRMLDMGFEPDMRRLVGSPGMPSKNNRQTLMFSATYPEDIQRLAADFLKTDYLFLAVGVVGGACSDVEQTFVQVTKFSKREQLLDLLKTTGNERTMVFVETKRQADFIATYLCQEKVPTTSIHGDREQREREQALADFRSGKCPVLVATSVAARGLDIPDVQHVVNFDLPNNIDEYVHRIGRTGRCGNIGRAVSFYDPDADGQLARSLVTVLSKAQQEVPSWLEESAFSSHDTMGFNPPRKNFASSDSRKGGFSQDNGVKTQPTAQAAADDEEWE, from the exons ATGGATGAGTGGGAAGAAGAG GAAACTACTACTGCTGGTACTACCACAATAGCCAGCCACATCTTAAGTGAAGGTA CACAAGAAGACTCCTGGAGTACTGAGAGTGGTGACTTTTGAAG aggTCATGGTGGAAAAGGTGGTGGAGAAGGATTTAAAAGCTTGTTCTCTTCAG ATGGGGACAACTGGAACAGcacaagaggagaaagaggtggTTTCAGAGGTAGAGGAG GGCGGGGCAGAGGATTTGACACAATGGAACGCCGTGAATTCAATG GAAATGACAATGGAGAACCTGAAAATA GGTTTAGGGGACGAAGCCTaagaggaagaggcagcagaggaggaggtggtttCAGACCAG GCGATTGTGGAAAAGATGACATCTCTGCTCAAT GggaagataaagaaaataaagaagcaAGAGACGGTGACA AACCAAGGGTCACATATGTTCCCCCAACCCTCCCCGAAGATGAAGACACCATTTTTGCCCACTATGAGACAGGCATCAACTTTGACAAGTATGATGACATCATGGTGGACGTCAGTGGAACCAATCCACCGCAGGCAATTATG actTTTGATGAGGCAGCATTGTGTGAGTCCCtgagaaaaaacatcaacaagTCTGGTTACACGAAGCCGACCCCTGTGCAGAAGCATGGCATCCCAATCATTGCTGCTGGCAGAGATCTCATGGCCTGTGCCCAGACTGGATCTGGTAAAACG GCTGCATTCTTGCTCCCTATTCTGCAGCAACTGATGGCGGATGGTGTGGCAGCCAGCTCCTTCAGTGAGCTCCAGGAGCCTGAAGTCATCATCGTTGCCCCAACCAGGGAGCTCATCAACCAGATTTACCTGGAGGCCCGAAAGTTCGCCTTTGG GACATGTGTGCGTCCAGTAGTGGTTTATGGCGGAGTCAGCACTGGACACCAAATAAGAGAAATCTCGAGGGGATGCAGTGTGCTGTGTGGAACACCAGGGCGAATGCTGGATATGATTGGAAGAGGAAAG GTTGGGCTGAGTAAGCTGCGGTATTTTGTGCTTGATGAGGCTGACCGGATGTTGGACATGGGTTTTGAGCCTGACATGCGCCGCTTGGTGGGCTCTCCAGGAATGCCATCCAAAAATAACCGTCAGACTCTGATGTTCAGTGCCACCTACCCTGAGGACATCCAGAG gctggCGGCTGACTTCCTCAAGACCGACTATTTGTTCTTGGCTGTGGGTGTGGTGGGTGGAGCCTGCAGTGATGTGGAGCAGACATTTGTCCAAGTCACCAAGTTCTCCAAGAGGGAGCAGCTCCTTGACCTCCTCAAGACAACTGGTAAT GAGCGCACCATGGTGTTTGTCGAGACCAAGAGACAAGCTGATTTTATTGCTACTTATTTGTGCCAGGAAAAGGTTCCAACTACCAGCATTCATGG TGACCGGGAGCAGCGGGAGCGAGAGCAGGCTCTGGCAGACTTCCGCTCTGGCAAATGTCCGGTCCTGGTGGCAACCTCAGTAGCTGCCCGTGGTTTGGATATTCCAGATGTACAGCAtgtggtgaactttgacctccCCAACAACATTGATGAGTATGTCCATCGTATTGGGAGAACTGGCCGTTGTGGTAACATTGGGAGGGCGGTGTCTTTCTATGATCCTGACGCTGATGGCCAGTTGGCTCGCTCCCTGGTTACAGTCCTGTCCAAG GCCCAGCAGGAAGTGCCCTCATGGTTAGAGGAGTCTGCATTCAGCAGCCATGATACCATGGGCTTCAATCCCCCCAGGAAGAACTTTGCCTCCTCAGATTCCAGGAAG GGAGGATTTTCCCAAGACAACGGTGTGAAAACCCAGCCGACtgctcaggctgcagcagatgaTGAAGAATGGGAATAG